AACCAAACCGTACTATATTGTATGTTTGATTTACACCTCATAATCTGTTATTATCATTCAAAGTTAAAATCTCTCAAATAAAAAACTTCTCTCGTTCTTTCTTTGActatttcttgtttttttttaccttttaatggATAAAAACTTAATGAGAGATTCAAGAGAGATCTCCAATACAAATGctcttatttttaataaataataaatggaTGATACAAGATGGGAGATAAATCAGAACTGGATTCGAATCAAAGAGGGGTAACGCTAGAGAGATGGATATAGAAAGAAAAGGACTTTGAGGAGGTTAGACTATTCTTATCAAACTTCACTTAAAAGGGTAATCGACGTAACAACATTTTAAtgttcttttaatttatttttcagacCGCAAAGCCCACTGTTCCTTTTATCTGCCAAACAACTTGGGATCTATTCGATTTGTTGTTCATTTAAATGTCACTCAAATAACTTTCACTGGTTTCTCCAAGTTTTCAACTACAGCGATTTGTTACGCATTAGTAACAATAAATAACGTGTTGCTATGTTTTAACTGAAACGCTATcttgttttatataaataagtgtattatataaatttatctttAATGGAATCATCCCAATTAGATTAATGTCTACAGAGATGAAACAACTTTTACAAATGTCAATGTCTACtgtttgatatttgttttatattaaaaactatatgAGCACCGTTGGATTTTATAATTATCTGAAAGCGACGTTAACTGTAAATCGAAAGATCATCAGTGATCACATACAATATGTCAAAATCAAAtgatctttatttattttatttatttttttaaatattactttCGGAAACATTGGATTATATGGTGAGAGAGTCGATTTAAGATAGAATTGAGACTAACCTTTTTGGCTCCATATCTGAACGATCTTCTCTTctatctctcttctctctatcttAAAAATCTCTCTCTCGTATTTCTTGAAGACATCCTTCTCTGTATTTGTTTTCTtcacaattttgttttctaaaaaaaccctaataaaattaataatttataacttCTTATTCCACTTTATGAGAATCAGCTGATCTGGTGGTATTAGAGAACCCCCTCGAAATCAGAACttctttttgctttttgatGCTTCCCCATAGATTTTCCTAGGGAGTAGCCAAAGAAAATCACCTAAAACTtctattatttttctttcagGTAACTACAAATCAAAATCCTCTTGATACCATGTCCCCtgtttttgattatgttttatcTGACATCTTTTAAGTTTTACAACAGACTGACGAAGGATCAGTCACCAACCTGAGACTCTGgtttgttttcatatatttcaGGTACAATTCTTCATTATTGTTTGTTCAGTATGTTTGTCTTCTTAgttgtttttttaatcttcaaGCCTCTCACTCATTTTCTTAGCTCAATGGCCCTCAgtcattaaattatatagtcTACGAAAAAGCTGGAAATCTTGTTAGTACAAAGTTTAAAATGTGAGTTACTACCTGTAgtaattaacaaatatttacTATATCCACTAATTatgatatttgattttttatcttgattttttaagttttgataaTTAATCCTTAAaacgttgaccaaaaaaaaaattaatcctTAAAACATGCTCAATCCCCAATTGTGGttcttcacttcttcttttTCAGTAAAAGTTCAAAGCTTTTTCTATAGTATTTTTCACATAATAAGAAGAGAGTGAAAGATAAATCATTTGCTTTACTTTGAAACCAAATGATTAAACTAATCATCTAGCAGATGAAAATAACCTTTCTACACTGTAATGAGTACCTTTAAGCTCAGTTATTGAGTTTGTGTATGTTTATAACACAAGCAAGCTTTATATGTCCATCTATAAAAAACATTTGTTCATTTTTGccccaaaaaaaagatttgttcATTAACTTCGTTTTCTTTAGTCTAGTACCCAGCTAAAGAAATTTActacgaattttattttatcaattacataaaaatagtaAGAATCCCATGAACCCAATATTTTGACAACATATGTAGTATGATTgattaactttttaataatcATACCATACATGTATGTGTATGTATGGAATATAATATTAACACTAAATCACAATCGGAaaaccgtatatatatataaaatattgatcATCCACAACTCCACAGatctaatatattttcctaGTGAACTGTTTTTCTCTaaatgttataatatgtttttagtaatcatatatgtttgtttgttgattatttatttatttgtttgtgtaGGTGAATTCCAGTGCATCGACCATGATAACTACCTAACCTGGAAAATTGTCAGTTTTACCCTTACACATCACCCAAAATGTCGAGAAGACCAGACCACCGACGTGGCATACTCACCACCGTGGCCGTAACAATTCTCCTCTCAGTTTTCCCGCCAAGCACCGAATCGACCGTTGAGAAGAAAGCTCTGTTTCGCTTCAAAAACCACCTTAACGACCCTCACGACGTTCTACGATCTTGGACACCCTCCGATTCGCCCTGCTCGTTTCACGGCGTCACGTGCGATCCACTCTCCGGCGAAGTCACGGGGATCTCTCTAGAGAACGCAAATCTCTCTGGCTCCATCTCTCCAGCGATCACATCTCTCACAAAACTCTCTACCTTGTCCCTCCCCTGTAACCTCATCTCGGGCCCGATCCCGCCGGAGATACTCAACTGCACAAACCTCAAAGTCCTCAACCTCACGTCCAATAAACTCTCCGGTGCGATCCTTGACTTCTCCCCTCTGAGGAAACTAGAGATCCTCGACGTCTCCGTGAACTTCTTAACCGGAGAGTTTCAGAGCTGGGTAGGGAACCTGAATCGGTTAGTTTCACTCGGTCTCGGAAGCAACAACTACGAAGAAGGAGAGATTCCCAAGAGTATCGGCGGTTTAAAGAAACTCACTTGGCTCTACTTAGCTAAATCCAACTTGACCGGACGCATTCCAGACTCCATCTTTGATCTGAACGCTCTCGACACTTTCGACATCTCCACGAACGCAATCTCTGGAGATTTTCCAGTCTCGTTAACGAGGCTGGAAAATCTCACCAAGATCGAGCTATACGAGAACAGATTAACCGGTGAAATCCCTCCAGGGATCAGAAACCTGACTCGTTTACGAGAGCTTGACGTCTCCTTGAACCAGCTGAGCGGCGCGTTACCTAGAGAACTCGGAGATCTAAAAGAGCTCCGAGTCTTTCACTGCCGTCAGAACAACTTCTCCGGCGAGTTCCCTTCCGGTTTCGGAGAAATGCGCTTCCTCACTTCCTTGTCGATCTACAGAAACAACTTCTCAGGTGAATTCCCGGCGAACATAGGCCGGTTCTCTCCCTTGAACACCGTCGATATATCCGAAAACCGGTTTACAGGTCCATTCCCTCGTTTCCTATGCCAAAACAATAAACTAGAGTTCTTACTCGCTCTACAGAATCAATTCTCCGGCGAGATTCCGACATCATACGGGGGCTGCAAGTCCCTCTCGAGGCTCAGGATTAACCAGAATCTTCTTACTGGTCATGTCCCTGAAGGTTTCTGGGCTCTCCCCCTTGCTAAGATGATCGATCTCAGCGATAACCGTCTCACCGGAGAGATCTCTTCTCAGATAGGACACTCAACTGAACTTAGCCAGCTGATTTTGCACAACAACAGATTTTCCGGCATGATCCCTCGCGAGGTTGGGAAACTGATCAACATAGAGAAGATTTATCTGAGCAACAACAGTCTTTCCGGCGAGATTCCTACAGAACTTGGAGACTTAAAACAGTTGTCTTCTTTGCATCTTGAAAACAATTCACTGACGGGATATATCCCTGTGGGATTGACAAAATGTATCAGACTTGTCGATCTGAATCTTGCCAAGAACTCTTTGACCGGAGAGATACCTAACAGTTTATATCAGATGGCTTCTTTAAACTCTTTGGACCTCTCAGGCAACGGGTTAACTGGAGAGATTCCTGCGACTCTGGTGAAGTTGAAGCTGAGTTTCATAGACTTGTCTGAGAATCAACTCTCGGGAAGAATACCACCGGATCTTTTAGCTGTGGGAGGATCCGCCGCGTTCTCACGCAATGAGAAGCTCTGCGTGGATAGCCAAAACGTCAAAACAAGTGAAGAATCTTCTCTGAGCTTATGCAGTGGGGACCGACACGTGCACAAGGAGCGTTCACTCGACGGAACGCTCTTGTTCTTGGCTCTTGCAGTTGCCATGGTAGTGCTAGTGACTGGTCTCTTCGCTCTGCGTTACAGAGTCGTGAAGATACGCGAGTTCGAAAGAGAAAATGGGGATTTCAACAAGGCGGATGCCAAGTGGAGAATGGCGTCGTTCCATCAAATGGAGCTAGACGCGGAGGAGATTTGTAAATTGGATGAAGATCAAGTGATTGGAGCTGGAAGTGCGGGAAAA
The sequence above is drawn from the Raphanus sativus cultivar WK10039 chromosome 7, ASM80110v3, whole genome shotgun sequence genome and encodes:
- the LOC108817351 gene encoding receptor protein-tyrosine kinase CEPR2, yielding MSRRPDHRRGILTTVAVTILLSVFPPSTESTVEKKALFRFKNHLNDPHDVLRSWTPSDSPCSFHGVTCDPLSGEVTGISLENANLSGSISPAITSLTKLSTLSLPCNLISGPIPPEILNCTNLKVLNLTSNKLSGAILDFSPLRKLEILDVSVNFLTGEFQSWVGNLNRLVSLGLGSNNYEEGEIPKSIGGLKKLTWLYLAKSNLTGRIPDSIFDLNALDTFDISTNAISGDFPVSLTRLENLTKIELYENRLTGEIPPGIRNLTRLRELDVSLNQLSGALPRELGDLKELRVFHCRQNNFSGEFPSGFGEMRFLTSLSIYRNNFSGEFPANIGRFSPLNTVDISENRFTGPFPRFLCQNNKLEFLLALQNQFSGEIPTSYGGCKSLSRLRINQNLLTGHVPEGFWALPLAKMIDLSDNRLTGEISSQIGHSTELSQLILHNNRFSGMIPREVGKLINIEKIYLSNNSLSGEIPTELGDLKQLSSLHLENNSLTGYIPVGLTKCIRLVDLNLAKNSLTGEIPNSLYQMASLNSLDLSGNGLTGEIPATLVKLKLSFIDLSENQLSGRIPPDLLAVGGSAAFSRNEKLCVDSQNVKTSEESSLSLCSGDRHVHKERSLDGTLLFLALAVAMVVLVTGLFALRYRVVKIREFERENGDFNKADAKWRMASFHQMELDAEEICKLDEDQVIGAGSAGKVYRVDLKKGGGGTVAVKWLRRGGEEDGNGAEVSVAEMEILGKIRHRNVLKLYACLVGRGSRYLVFEFMENGNLYQALHQNDKNRLPELDWHKRYKIAVGAAKGIAYLHHDCFPPIIHRDIKSSNILLDGDYESKIADFGVAKVADKGYEWSCVAGTHGYMAPELAYSFKATEKSDVYSFGVVLLELATGLRPVEEEFGEGKDIVDYVLFKIQQDKKNLRNVLDKHVLSCYVEESMIKILKMGLLCTTKLPSLRPNMREVVRKLEDADPCVSNPLDRTGKITV